One region of Mucilaginibacter sp. 14171R-50 genomic DNA includes:
- the typA gene encoding translational GTPase TypA, translating into MQKIRNIAIIAHVDHGKTTLVDKILHSCAIFREGQETGELILDNNDLERERGITIVSKNVSVMYKDVKINIIDTPGHADFGGEVERVLKMADGVLLLCDAFEGAMPQTRFVTQKALALGLKPIVVVNKVDKENCRPEEVYEQIFELFFNLEATEEQLDFPVIYGSSKQGWMSTDYKTPTEDIFPLMDAILANIPPAPINEGSLQMQITSLDYSSFVGRIAIGRVARGTIKENMPVSLVKRDGTIQKSRIKELYTFEGLGKVKAASVNAGDICAVVGIEGFDIGDTIADFENPEQLEVIKIDEPTMNMLFTINTSPFFGKEGKFVTSRHLRDRLYKEMEKNLALKVVETESPDSYLVYGRGILHLSVLIETMRREGYELQVGQPQVIVKEIDGVKCEPVETLIVDVPADVAGKVIELVTQRKGDLLVMEPKGDLQHLEFDIPARGIIGLRNNVLTATGGEAIMAHRFKAYEPWKGNIPGRLSGVLVSMDTGKTTAFAIDKLQDRGRFFIDPGVDIYEGQILGEHIRDNDLVINLTKGKQLTNMRASGSDTNVRIAPAIKFSLEESMEYIQADEYIEVTPQSIRMRKIFLNENERRINAKKFQSQ; encoded by the coding sequence ATGCAAAAAATAAGAAATATTGCGATTATCGCACACGTTGACCACGGTAAAACCACATTGGTTGATAAGATTTTACACAGTTGCGCCATCTTCCGTGAAGGACAGGAGACCGGTGAACTGATATTAGACAATAACGACCTGGAGCGCGAGCGTGGTATTACCATCGTATCAAAAAACGTTTCGGTAATGTATAAAGATGTTAAGATAAACATTATTGATACCCCTGGTCACGCCGACTTTGGCGGCGAGGTTGAACGTGTGTTAAAAATGGCCGACGGCGTTTTGCTGCTTTGCGATGCCTTTGAAGGCGCTATGCCCCAAACCCGTTTTGTAACCCAAAAAGCTTTGGCCCTGGGCTTAAAGCCAATTGTGGTTGTGAACAAAGTAGATAAAGAGAACTGCCGCCCCGAAGAAGTTTACGAACAGATATTTGAACTGTTTTTTAACCTTGAGGCTACCGAAGAACAACTGGATTTCCCGGTTATCTATGGTTCGTCTAAACAAGGTTGGATGAGCACCGACTACAAAACACCAACTGAAGATATTTTTCCGTTAATGGATGCCATTTTGGCAAATATACCGCCGGCGCCTATCAACGAAGGTTCGCTGCAAATGCAGATCACGTCATTAGATTATTCATCTTTCGTTGGTCGTATCGCTATCGGTCGTGTGGCACGTGGTACCATTAAAGAAAATATGCCGGTATCATTGGTTAAGCGCGATGGCACCATTCAAAAATCGCGTATCAAGGAACTTTACACTTTTGAGGGATTAGGAAAGGTTAAAGCCGCATCGGTTAACGCCGGCGATATTTGCGCCGTTGTGGGTATCGAAGGTTTTGATATTGGCGATACTATTGCTGATTTTGAAAATCCGGAGCAACTTGAGGTAATCAAAATTGATGAGCCTACCATGAACATGCTCTTCACCATCAACACATCTCCGTTTTTTGGTAAAGAGGGCAAATTTGTAACATCGCGCCACCTGCGCGACCGTTTGTATAAAGAGATGGAAAAAAACCTGGCGCTTAAAGTTGTTGAAACTGAATCGCCCGATTCATACCTGGTGTACGGCCGCGGTATCCTCCATTTATCAGTATTGATAGAAACCATGCGCCGTGAAGGTTACGAGTTACAAGTAGGCCAGCCGCAGGTTATTGTAAAGGAAATTGACGGTGTGAAATGCGAGCCGGTTGAAACCCTTATAGTAGATGTACCGGCAGATGTTGCAGGTAAAGTTATTGAATTGGTTACACAGCGCAAAGGCGACCTGTTGGTGATGGAGCCTAAAGGCGACTTACAACACCTTGAGTTTGATATACCTGCACGCGGTATTATCGGTTTGCGTAATAACGTGTTAACTGCCACCGGTGGCGAGGCTATAATGGCGCACCGCTTTAAGGCTTACGAGCCATGGAAAGGCAATATCCCCGGACGTTTAAGCGGCGTTTTAGTATCTATGGATACCGGCAAAACCACCGCTTTTGCCATTGATAAATTGCAAGATCGCGGCCGTTTCTTTATCGATCCGGGTGTGGATATTTACGAAGGCCAGATATTAGGCGAGCACATACGCGATAACGATTTGGTTATTAACCTTACCAAAGGCAAGCAGCTAACAAACATGCGTGCATCAGGTAGCGATACCAACGTACGTATAGCGCCTGCTATCAAGTTCTCATTAGAAGAATCAATGGAATATATACAAGCTGATGAATACATCGAGGTTACCCCGCAAAGTATCCGCATGCGTAAAATATTCCTGAACGAGAACGAAAGAAGGATAAACGCCAAGAAGTTTCAGAGCCAGTAA
- a CDS encoding flippase gives MRIPSIPGFDQQAFEKYFKNTGWLLIARVGSMIVKFLINSVLLSRYLSTEQFGVLNYPMAIVTFTMAIAALGLDGFITRELLTHPERKNALLGTAFWLRLAAGILTLPLVYGVYTLLSLAKPLETPFSYVLIVACTSVVQSVNIIDSFFQSRVQGKSIMLVQVSGNIASAVIKLLFIVLQLPLIWFVYSLVLDTALLAVGYIILYRQNGERISNWTYDKRITGYLLRHSWPLAFSAILVTVYMKIDQVMIPMYENASQLGIYNTAASLSENWYFIPVAIVTSIFPAIMHARKTEIERYYKRLQNLYDLMVVLSLGIAIVMSLGSNLIYHLLYKPAYWPGAPVLAVHVWAGVFVFLGSASGQYLIAEGYFKLSMLRTGVGAIINIILNLFFIPRYGIIGAAYATLIAYAAATFFILFIPKTRGQGVMMLKSLFLISLFQKIVKR, from the coding sequence ATGCGCATACCCAGCATCCCCGGATTTGACCAGCAGGCCTTTGAAAAGTATTTTAAAAATACCGGCTGGCTTTTAATAGCCCGGGTTGGCAGCATGATCGTTAAGTTTTTAATTAACAGTGTGCTGCTATCGCGATACCTTAGTACCGAACAGTTTGGTGTTTTAAATTACCCTATGGCCATTGTTACTTTTACCATGGCTATAGCTGCGCTTGGTTTGGATGGCTTTATCACCCGCGAGTTGCTTACGCATCCGGAAAGGAAGAACGCTTTGCTGGGCACGGCGTTTTGGCTCCGGCTTGCGGCAGGTATATTAACTTTACCTTTGGTTTACGGAGTTTATACACTGCTGTCGTTAGCCAAGCCGTTAGAAACTCCGTTTAGTTATGTTTTAATAGTGGCCTGTACATCAGTGGTGCAATCTGTAAACATTATCGACAGCTTTTTTCAGTCGAGGGTGCAGGGAAAAAGTATTATGCTGGTACAAGTATCGGGTAATATTGCATCGGCAGTTATCAAATTGCTGTTTATAGTATTGCAGCTGCCGCTTATATGGTTCGTTTATTCGTTAGTGCTCGATACGGCTTTATTGGCGGTGGGGTATATCATACTTTACAGACAGAATGGAGAACGCATAAGTAATTGGACTTATGATAAGCGCATAACCGGCTATCTGCTCAGGCATTCGTGGCCGCTTGCGTTTTCGGCCATATTGGTAACCGTTTACATGAAGATAGACCAGGTTATGATACCTATGTATGAAAATGCGAGCCAGCTTGGTATTTACAATACGGCAGCCAGCCTCAGCGAAAACTGGTATTTTATTCCTGTAGCTATAGTAACCTCAATATTTCCGGCCATTATGCATGCGCGTAAAACTGAAATAGAGCGATACTATAAACGATTGCAAAACCTGTACGATTTGATGGTGGTGTTAAGCCTGGGCATTGCCATTGTTATGAGTTTGGGCTCAAATTTAATTTATCATCTATTGTACAAGCCCGCATACTGGCCCGGAGCCCCTGTATTAGCCGTACATGTTTGGGCTGGTGTGTTCGTGTTTTTAGGCAGCGCCAGCGGCCAGTATCTGATAGCCGAAGGGTATTTTAAACTGTCGATGTTGCGTACCGGTGTTGGCGCTATAATAAATATTATCCTTAATTTATTTTTCATTCCGCGTTATGGCATTATTGGCGCGGCTTATGCCACTCTAATAGCCTATGCGGCCGCAACGTTTTTTATATTGTTTATCCCCAAAACAAGAGGGCAGGGGGTTATGATGTTAAAATCGTTATTTTTGATTTCACTTTTTCAAAAGATTGTAAAACGTTGA
- a CDS encoding class I SAM-dependent methyltransferase gives MSTFSSLIKVLTHPSHLRALLSFDKKGYLNDIGWFKAFDTRSPVDNDGNPIPWVTYSFIDFIKTRLNKDHMVFEFGSGNSTYFYAKYAGSVVSVEHDKEWFDKIDRSGNKPANAELIYSELIKGGDYCRMPVKLNKKFDIIIVDGRDRVNCCKQGVEALSPNGVMVLDDSERDVYQEGIDFLISKGFKHLLLSGISPGLFYRKSTSVFYKADNCLDI, from the coding sequence TTGAGTACATTTTCATCATTAATAAAAGTATTAACCCATCCGTCGCACCTGCGTGCGCTGTTGTCGTTTGATAAAAAAGGGTATCTGAATGATATTGGCTGGTTTAAAGCCTTTGATACCCGGTCGCCTGTTGATAATGATGGCAATCCAATTCCCTGGGTTACCTATTCTTTTATCGACTTTATAAAAACCAGGCTTAATAAAGATCACATGGTGTTTGAGTTTGGTTCGGGTAATTCAACATACTTTTACGCCAAATATGCTGGTTCGGTAGTGTCTGTTGAACATGATAAGGAGTGGTTTGACAAAATAGACCGATCTGGAAATAAACCGGCTAATGCAGAACTCATATATAGCGAGCTGATAAAAGGGGGCGATTATTGCCGCATGCCTGTTAAGCTAAACAAAAAGTTTGATATTATTATTGTTGATGGCCGCGATAGGGTAAATTGCTGCAAGCAGGGCGTCGAGGCGTTATCGCCAAACGGCGTTATGGTATTGGACGATTCTGAACGCGACGTTTACCAGGAAGGTATAGACTTTTTGATAAGTAAAGGATTTAAGCACTTATTACTGAGTGGGATATCCCCGGGACTTTTTTACCGTAAGTCAACATCGGTTTTTTATAAAGCTGATAATTGTTTGGATATATAA
- a CDS encoding class I SAM-dependent methyltransferase, translating to MESISHNLKKAYNDLYQGHDEAWRMLGAKYKAHHIITVCKGQTFNKILEVGSGDGSVLKKLSEYNFGSEYYAVDVSESAVAYTRARNIKNLVSVQVVEGYQLPFADNSFDLVILSHVLEHAEHERLLLREIKRLSKHVVIEVSVDYKTNADKRIQHFLSYGLINIYTPTTLRYLLQTEGYKIKTDMYSIIWPEVTRYNTFINQKKPGKFIDRFKILAAYAIKNTIVELSDSFRERLANAYTVLCTTAGKQPGIFNQTTTGSQNSSIPIH from the coding sequence ATGGAAAGCATCAGCCACAACCTGAAAAAGGCGTACAACGATCTGTACCAGGGCCATGACGAGGCGTGGCGTATGCTTGGTGCAAAGTATAAGGCACATCATATTATTACTGTATGCAAGGGCCAAACGTTTAATAAGATACTGGAAGTTGGCTCGGGCGATGGCAGTGTGTTAAAAAAATTATCGGAATATAATTTCGGGTCTGAATATTATGCGGTAGATGTCTCTGAAAGCGCGGTAGCATACACCCGCGCACGGAATATCAAAAACCTGGTATCGGTACAGGTTGTTGAAGGGTACCAGCTGCCCTTTGCAGATAATAGCTTTGATCTGGTTATTTTGTCACATGTATTGGAGCATGCAGAACATGAGCGCCTCTTGCTGCGCGAGATCAAACGCTTAAGCAAGCATGTTGTGATAGAGGTTTCGGTTGATTATAAGACAAACGCCGATAAACGCATACAGCATTTTTTGTCATATGGGCTTATCAATATTTATACACCAACAACTTTAAGATATCTATTACAGACCGAAGGCTATAAGATCAAAACAGATATGTATTCTATCATTTGGCCCGAAGTTACGCGCTATAACACCTTTATCAATCAAAAGAAACCCGGAAAGTTTATCGACAGGTTTAAGATACTGGCAGCCTACGCCATAAAAAATACCATAGTTGAACTTAGCGATTCGTTCCGGGAGCGACTGGCCAATGCGTATACGGTGTTATGTACTACGGCCGGTAAGCAGCCCGGTATATTTAATCAAACAACAACAGGGTCTCAAAATTCATCAATACCTATTCATTAA
- a CDS encoding sugar transferase, with amino-acid sequence MQKNLLAAESPLYIFSDGAKTLADKASVEAVRRVAAGASGFKSVKVIERDQNMGLANSIISGVTQLVNQYGSVIVFEDDLISSPYTLQYFNDALIRYANQDQVMHIGAYMFHLQDKSLPESFFFRAATSWGWATWARAWKNFEPDIDTLMAQFDAEKIRRFSIDGTMNFWKQMQEFKARKNNSWAIRWYASVFLKNGLTLNPSKSLIHNIGHDGTGVHSNIEHMYSVQVAQQPVCFYPDKIEENVKAYHAIKHFLKNRKGGFLQRGMRFVKQLRAKYMLRRV; translated from the coding sequence TTGCAAAAAAATTTATTGGCGGCCGAGTCGCCTTTGTATATATTTTCGGACGGGGCTAAAACCTTGGCTGATAAGGCCAGTGTAGAAGCCGTTAGGCGTGTAGCAGCGGGAGCATCGGGTTTTAAATCGGTTAAAGTTATTGAGCGTGATCAAAATATGGGGCTTGCCAATTCCATCATCAGCGGGGTTACACAATTGGTTAACCAATATGGCAGCGTAATTGTATTTGAAGATGATTTGATATCATCGCCCTATACACTGCAATATTTTAATGATGCGTTAATACGTTACGCTAACCAGGATCAGGTAATGCATATTGGAGCATATATGTTTCACCTGCAGGACAAATCGTTGCCCGAAAGCTTTTTTTTTAGAGCCGCTACCAGTTGGGGTTGGGCTACATGGGCGCGCGCCTGGAAAAACTTTGAGCCCGATATTGATACGCTGATGGCGCAGTTCGACGCAGAAAAAATACGCCGCTTCTCGATAGATGGCACCATGAACTTCTGGAAACAGATGCAGGAGTTTAAGGCCCGTAAAAACAATTCATGGGCAATACGATGGTATGCATCGGTGTTTTTAAAGAACGGGCTCACCTTAAACCCAAGCAAATCGCTTATACACAATATAGGGCATGACGGCACCGGCGTCCATTCTAATATCGAGCACATGTACAGTGTACAGGTGGCGCAGCAGCCCGTATGTTTTTACCCGGATAAAATAGAAGAAAACGTAAAGGCTTATCATGCTATTAAGCATTTTTTAAAAAACCGGAAAGGTGGCTTTTTGCAGCGGGGTATGCGTTTTGTCAAACAACTCCGGGCGAAATATATGCTAAGAAGGGTTTAA
- a CDS encoding AI-2E family transporter, which translates to MPVNVTYLNQTLRILLLFILVFGALYFASAVLIPLTFGAVLSMLLLPLCHWLQGKGMGNGFASVLSVLALLVVIGGIITLLQYQLSDLTDDLSKIEERVGSLVAGVKDYVNQHFGISHREQTKIIKEQQSGGMGKVAGMVTTLAGSLVGIIIDAVLVVVYTFLFMFYRVHFKKFILRLFKPDNRKDAETVLTSAGVVTQNYLGGLGLMIVMLWVMYGIGFTIAGVNNALFFAVLCGILELVPFAGNITGTSITVLMALAQSGDTRVVAGVLITYGLVQFIQTYVLEPLVVGDRLNINPLFTILIIVVGEAVWGIPGMILAVPLLGIFKIVCDHCEPLNDYAFLIAPPKEKKGEQGNFITRLFKRAK; encoded by the coding sequence ATGCCTGTGAACGTTACTTACCTTAATCAAACTCTCCGCATCCTTTTATTATTTATTTTGGTGTTTGGCGCCCTGTATTTTGCATCGGCCGTTTTGATACCGCTTACCTTTGGGGCAGTATTATCCATGCTGCTTTTACCATTGTGCCACTGGCTGCAAGGTAAAGGAATGGGTAACGGTTTTGCATCTGTTTTAAGTGTATTAGCGCTGCTTGTAGTTATAGGGGGTATTATTACACTGTTGCAATACCAACTGAGCGATCTAACGGACGATCTTTCAAAGATCGAAGAACGGGTGGGAAGCCTTGTTGCGGGCGTTAAAGATTATGTAAATCAACATTTTGGCATATCGCACCGCGAACAGACAAAGATAATAAAGGAACAGCAAAGCGGCGGTATGGGTAAGGTTGCGGGTATGGTAACCACGCTTGCAGGCTCGTTGGTTGGGATAATTATAGATGCCGTGCTGGTAGTGGTATATACCTTCCTGTTCATGTTCTATCGCGTTCATTTTAAAAAGTTTATACTGCGTTTGTTTAAGCCAGATAACCGCAAAGACGCCGAAACTGTACTTACCAGCGCAGGTGTAGTTACCCAAAACTATTTAGGGGGCTTGGGCCTGATGATTGTAATGCTTTGGGTAATGTATGGCATTGGGTTTACTATTGCCGGAGTTAACAACGCGCTGTTTTTTGCCGTATTGTGCGGCATACTCGAACTGGTGCCTTTTGCAGGTAATATTACCGGCACATCCATTACCGTTTTAATGGCTTTGGCGCAAAGCGGCGATACCCGGGTTGTAGCAGGGGTATTGATAACCTATGGACTGGTACAATTTATACAAACTTATGTGCTTGAACCCCTGGTTGTTGGCGACAGGCTTAACATCAATCCGCTGTTTACTATCCTCATAATAGTGGTGGGCGAAGCAGTGTGGGGTATTCCCGGCATGATACTGGCTGTGCCGCTGCTGGGGATATTTAAAATAGTTTGCGACCATTGCGAACCATTAAATGATTACGCCTTTTTAATTGCCCCGCCTAAAGAGAAAAAAGGAGAACAGGGTAATTTTATAACACGTTTATTCAAGCGCGCAAAGTAA
- the recO gene encoding DNA repair protein RecO, whose translation MLHKTRGIVFKTTDYSESSVVVQIFTEKFGLQSYIINGAKKPKAKIGRNMLQPLHLVDMVVYHKSNGNVQRIAELKNAPTLHTIPYDVVKSCIAMFLNEVLYKAVKQQTPDGNIFDFIFNAIELLDHKTRGLANFHLVFLTQLTRYLGFYPHGGNMATANYFDMRDGVFSNYKPDSLNYLSPPHTKNFYVLLQSSFANADEVKLSNDERRYLINKLLEYYAMHIEGFGNIRSHEVLEEVLG comes from the coding sequence ATGCTGCATAAAACCCGCGGCATTGTTTTTAAAACTACCGACTACAGCGAGAGTAGTGTTGTGGTACAGATATTTACCGAAAAATTCGGGCTGCAATCGTACATCATAAATGGGGCAAAAAAGCCAAAGGCCAAAATAGGCCGCAATATGCTTCAGCCGCTGCACCTGGTCGATATGGTGGTATATCACAAAAGCAATGGCAACGTGCAGCGTATAGCCGAATTAAAGAACGCGCCTACCCTTCATACCATCCCATACGATGTGGTTAAAAGCTGTATTGCCATGTTCCTGAACGAGGTATTGTATAAAGCTGTAAAGCAGCAAACGCCCGACGGAAACATATTTGATTTTATCTTTAATGCCATCGAACTGCTTGACCATAAAACACGCGGACTGGCAAACTTTCACTTGGTATTTTTAACTCAGCTAACGCGGTACCTGGGCTTTTACCCGCACGGCGGCAATATGGCTACGGCCAATTATTTTGATATGAGGGACGGCGTTTTTAGCAATTATAAGCCGGATAGCCTAAACTACCTGTCGCCGCCGCATACCAAAAATTTTTATGTTTTGCTGCAAAGCAGCTTTGCCAATGCAGATGAAGTTAAGTTAAGTAACGACGAGCGACGTTACCTGATCAATAAACTACTGGAATATTACGCTATGCATATCGAAGGTTTTGGCAATATCCGGTCGCACGAGGTACTGGAAGAGGTTTTGGGATAA
- a CDS encoding SDR family oxidoreductase, which yields MDLKLNNKVAIVLAASKGLGKAIAMALSAEGAKVIIGSRDEAALNKTAAEIKQTTGNDVIAIPVDVADAAQVTDFISKAADAFGRIDILLNNAGGPPFDKFENFDDSQWQKAFELNLLSMARTSRLVLPHLQKTGSGRIINIISGSVKSVLANSVLSTAMRMGVVGMAKLMADEFGPYNITVNNVAPGLILTDRIKHTLPKSADPDTALAEKAKTIPLGRIGKPEELAALVAFLASEQAAYISGQTIQVDGGAGRNIY from the coding sequence ATGGATCTGAAACTGAACAACAAGGTGGCAATTGTACTTGCGGCCAGCAAGGGCTTAGGCAAGGCTATTGCAATGGCATTATCTGCCGAAGGCGCAAAGGTTATCATTGGCTCTCGTGATGAAGCCGCACTGAACAAAACCGCTGCGGAAATTAAGCAGACCACCGGTAACGACGTGATAGCCATCCCGGTTGATGTTGCCGACGCTGCACAGGTAACCGATTTTATAAGCAAGGCCGCTGATGCTTTTGGTCGTATAGATATTTTGCTAAATAACGCCGGCGGCCCGCCCTTTGACAAGTTTGAAAATTTTGACGATAGCCAATGGCAAAAGGCATTCGAACTTAATTTACTGAGTATGGCGCGCACCAGCCGCCTGGTATTACCTCACCTGCAAAAAACAGGCAGCGGGCGCATCATTAATATTATAAGCGGATCGGTTAAATCGGTGCTGGCTAATTCTGTGTTATCAACCGCTATGCGCATGGGCGTTGTGGGTATGGCAAAATTGATGGCCGATGAATTCGGCCCTTATAACATCACGGTAAATAACGTAGCGCCCGGCCTTATCCTTACCGACCGTATAAAACATACGCTGCCAAAAAGTGCCGACCCGGATACGGCGCTGGCCGAAAAAGCCAAAACCATCCCGCTTGGCCGTATTGGCAAACCCGAAGAACTGGCCGCGCTGGTGGCGTTCCTGGCATCAGAACAAGCTGCCTATATAAGCGGGCAAACCATACAGGTTGATGGTGGAGCGGGGCGTAATATTTATTGA
- a CDS encoding CotH kinase family protein → MKRHITSVCFLLLVFGCKKDSVIIPPVIEPVVSKFEFKIEAAKNPDQIFTDVVLTIEGTRIKGYTPGTKSLHELILSYKLKDNASIVKVNGVVQKSGVTSNDFSKPVIYSITDSKGSTTDYTVSIFNFTGLPIFNLTTSAPVVSKDDYVTGTLNINTNGLYEQETNDIALQIKGRGNSTWVLHPKKPYRLKFNSKAKVLGLPAAKNWVLLANYSDKTLMRNYIADGVAQSLNGDFTPHGIFVEVVMNGSYVGNYMLTEQVEVNPGRVNITEIKSGDNADPNITGGYLLELDQRQEDENRFTTNANLPFTVKEPGSITPAQMAYIKTYIQDTENAIFAANFADPVNGYARYINTDSFINWFLVNELFKNQDAANFSSMFYYKDRGGKLGMGPAWDFDLGAGNVDYSDATKPDGWWVRTGPWFNRLFQDAAFAAKVKARWQFLKANGIPAMYKNIDQTQAYLTLSAHENFSTWNILDTYVWPNPVVLGSYPREVAQLKTWLTQRVAWLDSNL, encoded by the coding sequence ATGAAGAGACACATTACCTCAGTTTGCTTTCTGTTATTAGTTTTTGGGTGTAAAAAAGATTCGGTGATCATTCCGCCGGTTATAGAACCCGTTGTAAGCAAGTTTGAATTTAAAATAGAAGCTGCTAAAAACCCGGACCAGATTTTTACCGATGTTGTTTTAACTATAGAGGGTACCAGGATAAAAGGGTATACTCCCGGTACAAAATCCCTGCACGAGTTGATATTATCCTACAAGCTAAAAGATAATGCATCGATAGTGAAGGTTAATGGCGTGGTACAAAAAAGCGGTGTAACATCAAACGATTTTAGCAAACCGGTGATTTACTCTATAACCGACTCTAAAGGCAGCACTACCGATTATACGGTTAGCATATTTAACTTTACCGGCCTGCCCATATTTAACCTTACAACATCGGCCCCGGTGGTATCAAAAGACGATTATGTTACCGGCACACTTAATATAAACACCAACGGGCTTTATGAACAGGAAACAAACGATATTGCACTACAAATAAAAGGCCGGGGTAACTCTACCTGGGTTTTACACCCCAAAAAGCCATATCGCTTAAAATTCAATTCGAAGGCAAAAGTGCTGGGTTTGCCCGCCGCTAAAAACTGGGTACTGCTCGCCAACTATTCTGATAAAACACTTATGCGTAACTATATTGCCGATGGTGTGGCGCAAAGCCTTAACGGCGATTTTACCCCGCATGGGATATTTGTTGAAGTGGTAATGAATGGCAGCTACGTGGGTAATTATATGCTAACCGAACAGGTAGAAGTAAATCCCGGACGCGTTAACATCACCGAAATAAAAAGCGGAGATAACGCCGATCCTAACATTACAGGCGGCTATTTATTAGAGCTTGACCAGCGGCAGGAAGATGAAAACCGGTTTACAACAAATGCAAACCTGCCCTTTACGGTAAAGGAGCCCGGAAGCATTACTCCGGCCCAAATGGCTTATATTAAAACCTATATTCAGGATACCGAAAATGCCATATTTGCAGCAAACTTCGCCGATCCTGTAAATGGCTATGCCAGGTATATCAATACCGACTCGTTCATCAACTGGTTCCTGGTCAACGAATTATTTAAGAACCAGGACGCGGCAAACTTTAGCAGTATGTTTTATTATAAAGACAGGGGCGGCAAATTGGGTATGGGCCCCGCCTGGGATTTTGACCTGGGCGCTGGAAATGTTGATTACAGCGACGCTACTAAACCCGATGGTTGGTGGGTACGTACCGGGCCGTGGTTTAACCGCCTGTTTCAGGACGCTGCGTTTGCGGCAAAAGTGAAAGCACGCTGGCAATTCTTAAAAGCTAACGGCATACCGGCCATGTATAAGAACATTGACCAAACCCAGGCTTATTTAACCTTATCGGCACACGAAAATTTTTCTACATGGAATATTCTGGATACATACGTTTGGCCTAACCCGGTTGTTTTAGGCTCATACCCCAGGGAAGTTGCGCAATTAAAAACCTGGCTTACACAACGCGTAGCATGGCTGGATAGTAATTTGTAA
- a CDS encoding HAD family phosphatase — MDKTLSTQKYKALTKLAAGDYQAFLYDCDGTLADNMGAHKNSYIRVAADDGVVIDGDIIDEFAGLPILNVVDEINKRYNTTFEPADFAARKHKIFFNEYIEQTQPIEYVVNHLKSHAGKIKIGVVSGGSRNSVTKTLQVLGIYDLVEVLICAGETERGKPFADPFLVAAEQLGVEPRHCLVFEDGEPGVQAAEAAGMQWIRIDKV; from the coding sequence ATGGATAAAACATTATCAACTCAAAAATATAAAGCTTTAACAAAGCTTGCTGCCGGCGATTACCAGGCCTTTTTATACGATTGTGACGGCACCCTTGCAGATAACATGGGCGCTCATAAAAACAGCTACATACGGGTAGCTGCGGATGACGGCGTAGTGATAGACGGAGATATTATTGACGAATTTGCCGGCCTGCCTATACTTAATGTTGTCGACGAAATAAACAAACGTTACAACACCACCTTTGAACCTGCCGATTTTGCAGCCCGTAAGCACAAGATATTTTTTAATGAGTATATTGAACAAACCCAGCCTATAGAGTATGTGGTGAACCATTTAAAGAGCCATGCGGGAAAGATTAAAATAGGAGTGGTATCTGGCGGCAGCCGTAACTCGGTAACCAAAACGCTGCAGGTACTGGGCATTTACGATCTGGTTGAAGTGTTGATATGCGCAGGCGAAACCGAACGCGGAAAGCCCTTTGCCGATCCGTTTTTAGTCGCTGCCGAACAGTTGGGTGTTGAGCCTCGCCACTGCCTGGTTTTTGAAGATGGCGAACCTGGCGTACAAGCAGCCGAAGCAGCCGGCATGCAGTGGATTAGGATTGATAAGGTGTAA